In Mytilus trossulus isolate FHL-02 chromosome 6, PNRI_Mtr1.1.1.hap1, whole genome shotgun sequence, a single window of DNA contains:
- the LOC134721864 gene encoding homeobox protein araucan-like — protein sequence MSFAQFAAYPFPVGTSVPTTQMSTSTSPSGQRACCENGRPIMTNPHTGQTICSCQYESTLLSYSRVPGLPEGMFGNPAYGAAQYVPLGSEGSAFYSPLTNTTYDVKDAPEAWRSLQAGAVFPYDPAMMYPYGAGYGGIDLNARRKNATRETTNTLKAWLYEHRKNPYPTKGEKIMLAIITKMTLTQVSTWFANARRRLKKENKMTWSPRNRSDDGTENDDMDDDFDNKENTDNHDRLSDENSNKIGSDISDGHKRSSEDTKDKIINVDEDDSNLSFKDFDDLDPVGNESDSDISEHGKLNDRLSPVSSTDGDTRHKDLKSARVNDSSTSSENQHKANTPEASSSQNRPKIWSVSEFLNTPKEDVSQSKTGSSSTIMNAMSRSLANAGNYFYLQANNHSLPHGRYSAFGAYPHLSLSHTTLSYPYSLSSHTTSKSSLSSPTEVHSDSDNSDKLRSRNGLFSPARDIDTVRSTTKV from the exons ATGTCCTTTGCGCAGTTTGCTGCTTATCCATTCCCTGTTGGAACTTCCGTACCTACTACGCAG ATGTCTACCAGTACTAGTCCGAGTGGCCAGAGAGCTTGCTGTGAAAATGGCCGACCTATTATGACAAATCCACACACAGGGCAGACAATCTGTTCTTGTCAGTATGAATCAACATTGCTTAGTTATTCTAGGGTCCCAGGACTTCCGGAAGGAATGTTCGGAAATCCGGCATACGGAGCCGCACAGTATGTGCCCCTAGGTTCCGAAGGATCAGCTTTTTATTCACCTCTG ACTAATACGACTTATGACGTTAAAGATGCACCGGAAGCTTGGAGAAGTTTACAAGCAGGAGCGGTGTTTCCGTATGATCCAGCAATGATGTACCCTTATGGAGCGGG ATATGGTGGTATCGATTTAAACGCTCGACGTAAAAATGCAACAAGGGAAACCACCAATACCCTCAAAGCTTGGTTATATGAACATAGAAAGAACCCTTATCCAACCAAAGGAGAAAAAATCATGTTGGCAATTATCACTAAAATGACTTTGACACAAGTATCTACATGGTTTGCTAATGCCCGACGACGattgaagaaagaaaataagATGACTTGGTCGCCACGAAATCGGTCCGACGATGGTACTGAGAACGACGATATGGACGATGATTTcgacaacaaagaaaacacagACAACCATGACAGATTATCTGACGAAAATTCAAACAAGATAGGCAGTGACATCTCTGATGGAC ataaaAGATCATCAGAAGatacaaaagataaaatcataaatGTTGATGAAGATGATTCTAATCTTAGTTTCAAAGattttgatgaccttgaccctGTTGGAAACGAATCCGATTCAGACATTAgtgaacatggaaaattaaatgACAGGTTATCTCCCGTGTCAAGCACAGATGGCGACACAAGACATAAGGACTTGAAATCTGCAAGAGTGAACGATAGTTCTACATCGTctgaaaaccaacataaagcaAATACTCCAGAAGCTTCTTCCTcacaaaacagaccaaaaatATGGTCGGTGTCAGAATTTCTTAATACTCCTAAAGAAGATGTTTCACAGTCAAAAACAGGTTCAAGTAGTACCATTATGAATGCAATGAGCAGGTCTTTAGCAAACGCGGGAAATTACTTTTACTTGCAAGCCAACAACCATTCGTTACCTCACGGGAGATATAGTGCATTCGGAGCCTATCCACATCTATCTCTGTCTCATACAACACTTTCATATCCATATTCTCTCTCATCACACACAACCTCGAAGTCAAGTTTATCTAGTCCAACGGAAGTGCATTCTGATTCAGACAATAGTGACAAACTTAGGTCACGAAATGGACTATTCTCTCCAGCAAGAGATATCGATACCGTCAGAAGCACCACGaaagtataa